The Paenibacillus dendritiformis region AATAAGGAGATTGCCAGAGAACTCGGCATCAGCCAGCGGACAGTGGAATACCATCTAACCTCCATTCTTCAGAAAATGGGGGTCAAATCGCGAGTGGGGGCGGTTGCCAAAGGATATGAGCTGGGGATTATTGGAGCTGCCGGTTCAAATCATCAACCATAGAACGAAAATAGTTGTCAAGTTAGCGAAAGGCGGATTCTGGGCTACCGTGCTAAGGTGAATCGAATGGATGACTCCAACTTGATTGGCTCTGTGCCTTTCAAGTTTTTTGTATTATGACGTATGCTATAACATAAATCACACTTTATATTTTTAAATGTGTCTAAATATTGACACTCATTATGACGGCATGATATTATAACGTTAAAATAACGCACCATCGAAAAAACGTATTATAATTTGCGATGAACCCCATGAAGAACCTCGATATCCGGTTGCAGCTCCAGCACGAGACTGCGCATCTATGTCATTCATACACGTACACGTTGACGTAACACTCCGCATCTAAGCTACCAGGCAGCAGCGCTTAGCTTCTAGGGCAAGCGCACTCACATTATCCTTCCATGCGAACGCAGCACACAGACCTGCACGAACGAACTTTCCATGAAGCATCAGAGGAACACATTTCATGTCTCGATGACCGCAAGAGAGCTTTACACTCAGACAACTCGCCAATACGCTTTTTATCTATTTCTTATATTGAAAGCGCAAACAATTACAATCCTTATTGTAAAGGAGCGAGATTGGATGAAACAGTTTTTTTCGATTGTTATGGTTTGTTCGCTGCTGCTGCTGGCGGCATGCGGGAACTCGAGCGAACCGAAGGACACGGGCAAGAATGACGACGGCAAAAAGATGGTCAAGATCGGCATTGCGCAGTACGCGAATCATCCTTCGCTGGATGGGGCGAGAGAAGGCTTTTTGCAGGCGTTGAAGGATGCCGGGTACGAGGAAAATGTCAATTTGCAAGTGGATTTCCACAATGCGCAGGGTGACATGAACAACAACCTCACGATAGCCCAAAAGCTGGTCGGCGACAAAAACGACCTGATCCTGGCGATCGCCACGCCGACCGCGCAGGCGGTTGCGAAGGCGACGAAAGACATCCCCGTTCTATTCACGGCCGTAACGGATCCGGTCACATCGAAGCTGGTCGACAGTCTTGAGAAGCCGGGAGGCAATGTGACAGGCACGCGCGACACGAATCCGGACGCGATCAAGAAGACGATGGAGACGATCAAGAAATTTTTCCCCGAGGCCCGCAAGATAGGCGTCATTTACAATTCCGGCGAGCAGAACTCCGTCGTCAACATCGCTAACGTCAAGCAGGTGCTGCAAGACGGCGGACTGGAGACGGTCGAGGCCACCGTCACGAACAGCTCCGAGGTGAAGCAGGCCGCCGACTCGCTGGTAGGGCGCGCGGATATTATCTATCTTACGTCGGATAATACGGTCATCTCGGCGCTCAGCTCGGTCGTGTCGGTCGCGAATGACAAGGACATTCCACTGTTCTGCGAGAGCAGTGAATCGGTCGGAGAAGGCGCATTCGCATCGATCGGATTCCAGTACTACGATTTGGGCTACACGACAGGCAAGATGGCGGTGGAGGTGCTGAAGGGCGCATCGCCGGCAGACATCCCCGTCCAGTTCTCCGAGAAGCTCGATCTGATGATTAATCCGAAGGCGGCGGAGGCGCAAGGAATCACATTGACGGAAGAGATGACACAAGGCGCAATCCTGATTGAGAAATAAGTCGTTCCA contains the following coding sequences:
- a CDS encoding ABC transporter substrate-binding protein; this translates as MKQFFSIVMVCSLLLLAACGNSSEPKDTGKNDDGKKMVKIGIAQYANHPSLDGAREGFLQALKDAGYEENVNLQVDFHNAQGDMNNNLTIAQKLVGDKNDLILAIATPTAQAVAKATKDIPVLFTAVTDPVTSKLVDSLEKPGGNVTGTRDTNPDAIKKTMETIKKFFPEARKIGVIYNSGEQNSVVNIANVKQVLQDGGLETVEATVTNSSEVKQAADSLVGRADIIYLTSDNTVISALSSVVSVANDKDIPLFCESSESVGEGAFASIGFQYYDLGYTTGKMAVEVLKGASPADIPVQFSEKLDLMINPKAAEAQGITLTEEMTQGAILIEK